From Streptomyces sp. HUAS MG91, the proteins below share one genomic window:
- a CDS encoding sigma-70 family RNA polymerase sigma factor, which translates to MSTAVRRRVLDLRTASEAVLADGMAAGDPACLAEVYRRWAPLVHRLAGRALGDSCDAEDVVQQVFLAAWRGRSGYRPELGSAAAWLTGITRRRIADALAARARRATLVDLAASRYSARTASVESALDRIVMTQELARLPVPQRTVLCLAFYEDLTQPQIAERTGWPLGTVKSHARRGMQRLSLRLGLVRGQG; encoded by the coding sequence ATGAGCACAGCGGTGCGGCGGCGCGTACTGGATCTGCGCACGGCATCGGAGGCCGTTCTGGCGGACGGGATGGCGGCCGGTGACCCGGCGTGTCTCGCCGAGGTGTACCGGCGCTGGGCGCCGTTGGTGCACCGGCTCGCCGGGCGGGCGCTCGGCGACTCCTGCGACGCCGAGGACGTGGTGCAGCAGGTCTTTCTCGCCGCCTGGCGCGGGCGTTCCGGCTACCGGCCGGAACTCGGCTCGGCGGCGGCCTGGCTGACCGGCATCACCCGGCGCCGGATCGCGGACGCGCTCGCGGCCCGCGCCCGCCGCGCGACCCTCGTGGACCTCGCGGCCTCCCGGTACTCGGCGCGGACGGCGTCCGTGGAGTCGGCGCTCGACCGGATCGTGATGACCCAGGAGCTGGCGAGGCTGCCGGTCCCCCAGCGCACCGTGCTGTGTCTGGCGTTCTACGAGGATCTGACCCAGCCGCAGATCGCCGAGCGCACCGGCTGGCCGCTGGGCACGGTCAAGAGTCATGCGCGGCGCGGCATGCAGCGGCTCAGCCTCCGCCTGGGGCTCGTCCGGGGACAGGGCTGA
- a CDS encoding deoxyribodipyrimidine photo-lyase, which produces MRVRVVLFTSDLRVHDHPPLRAALDASDAVVPLFVRDSGIDAASFTVPNREAFLADCLRDLDAGLRERGGRLILRDGDVTDEVAKVVSETDACAVHLAGGVSRYARRREDGLRAALRGLGCEVVVHDAVVTCVPPGEVAPAGKDHFAVFTPYHRHWDQQPVRSVVRAPRAITVPEGVGSAPLPQRDKVPGVSPGLAEGGEEAGRKRLTAWLRSGISAYEDRHDDLPGDATSKLSPHLHFGTIGPVEAAQRSRAAGGPGAEAFVRQLAWRDFHHQVLAARPAAAHDDYRTQGDRWRTARSAREDIEAWQEGRTGYPVVDAAMRQLRHEGWMHNRGRLIASSFLVKTLYVDWRVGARHFLDLLVDGDVANNQLNWQWMAGTGTDSRPNRVLNPLAQAERYDPDGTYVRRWVPELAGLEGAAVHRPWKLRGLERAAYDYPDPIVELSDGLARFKRARGLD; this is translated from the coding sequence GTGCGCGTCCGTGTCGTCCTGTTCACCTCCGACCTGCGGGTGCACGACCACCCGCCGCTGCGGGCCGCCCTCGACGCATCCGACGCGGTGGTGCCGCTGTTCGTCCGGGACAGCGGGATCGACGCGGCGTCCTTCACCGTGCCGAACCGGGAGGCGTTCCTCGCGGACTGCCTGCGGGACCTGGACGCGGGGCTGCGCGAGCGCGGCGGGCGGCTGATCCTGCGCGACGGCGACGTCACGGACGAGGTGGCGAAGGTGGTGTCGGAGACCGACGCGTGCGCGGTGCACCTCGCGGGCGGGGTGAGCCGGTACGCGCGGCGGCGCGAGGACGGGCTGCGGGCCGCGCTGCGGGGTCTGGGCTGCGAGGTGGTCGTCCATGACGCGGTGGTGACCTGTGTGCCGCCCGGGGAGGTGGCGCCCGCGGGCAAGGACCACTTCGCCGTGTTCACCCCGTACCACCGGCACTGGGACCAGCAGCCGGTGCGTTCCGTGGTGCGGGCGCCGCGCGCGATCACGGTGCCCGAGGGCGTCGGCTCGGCACCGTTGCCGCAGCGGGACAAGGTGCCGGGGGTGTCCCCGGGGCTCGCGGAGGGCGGCGAGGAGGCGGGCCGGAAGCGGCTCACGGCGTGGCTGCGGTCGGGGATCTCCGCGTACGAGGACCGCCACGACGATCTGCCGGGCGACGCCACCTCGAAGCTCTCCCCGCATCTGCACTTCGGCACGATCGGTCCGGTGGAGGCGGCGCAGCGCTCGCGCGCGGCGGGCGGTCCGGGCGCGGAGGCGTTCGTGCGGCAGCTCGCCTGGCGGGACTTCCACCACCAGGTCCTCGCCGCGCGCCCGGCCGCGGCGCACGACGACTACCGCACCCAGGGCGACCGCTGGCGCACCGCACGCTCGGCCCGCGAGGACATCGAGGCGTGGCAGGAGGGCCGTACGGGCTATCCGGTGGTGGACGCGGCGATGCGGCAGCTGCGGCACGAGGGCTGGATGCACAACCGGGGCCGGCTGATCGCGTCGAGCTTCCTGGTCAAGACGCTGTACGTCGACTGGCGGGTGGGCGCCCGGCACTTCCTCGACCTGCTGGTGGACGGGGACGTGGCGAACAACCAGCTGAACTGGCAGTGGATGGCGGGCACCGGCACGGACAGCCGGCCGAACCGGGTGCTCAATCCGCTGGCACAGGCCGAGCGTTACGACCCGGACGGCACCTACGTGCGGCGGTGGGTGCCGGAACTGGCCGGTCTGGAGGGCGCCGCGGTGCACCGGCCGTGGAAGCTGCGGGGTCTGGAGCGGGCCGCGTACGACTATCCGGATCCGATCGTCGAGCTGTCGGACGGTCTCGCGCGGTTCAAGCGGGCGCGGGGTCTCGACTGA
- a CDS encoding GNAT family N-acetyltransferase, which translates to MNASSVRFRDVPESEIPRALALAYLVFHESPESDLRSRHEKTLATCLRIGAYEDDELVGFAAAHPFDLSVPGGGELACPGLTFVSVAPTHRRRGVLSGMIGELFARCVAQGAPLVALWASEASIYGRFGFGPGSYGTTVEIDTRRPLALRIPPDPRPLRLVDTEAAPDVLGPYFEGTRSRRAGRLARTRDWWHEEWLAEKDEEDDEFSPARVVVLGEPLAGYAIYRTKQGEAASQVRGLVRLDELEADSPEVAAALWTYLAGIDLTDRVRAWGRPVDDPLPLFAGDLDQVRVTEEFPALWVRLVDVRTALAARSWNAPVDVVLEVRDPLLPANDGTFRLIASPDGFSYAPTGDAPDLSLEVRDLASAFMGSVTVSALVAAGLVTEHTPGAAPMLDAALSAGLSPHTADAF; encoded by the coding sequence ATGAATGCGTCTTCCGTCCGGTTCCGTGACGTTCCCGAGTCAGAGATCCCGCGCGCCCTGGCCCTGGCCTATCTCGTCTTCCACGAGTCTCCCGAGAGCGACCTGCGGAGCCGGCACGAGAAGACGCTCGCCACCTGCCTGCGGATCGGCGCCTACGAGGACGACGAGCTGGTGGGTTTCGCGGCCGCGCACCCCTTCGACCTGTCCGTGCCCGGCGGCGGTGAACTGGCCTGTCCGGGGCTGACGTTCGTGTCGGTGGCCCCGACGCACCGCCGGCGCGGCGTGCTGTCGGGCATGATCGGTGAACTCTTCGCGCGCTGCGTGGCCCAGGGTGCGCCGCTGGTCGCCCTGTGGGCCTCGGAGGCGTCGATCTACGGGCGTTTCGGCTTCGGCCCCGGTTCGTACGGCACGACGGTGGAGATCGACACCCGTCGTCCGCTGGCCCTGCGCATTCCGCCGGATCCCCGCCCCCTGCGTCTCGTCGACACGGAGGCGGCGCCCGATGTGCTGGGCCCGTACTTCGAGGGGACGAGGTCCCGTCGGGCGGGGCGGCTCGCGCGCACCCGGGACTGGTGGCACGAGGAGTGGCTGGCCGAGAAGGACGAGGAGGACGACGAGTTCTCGCCGGCCCGGGTGGTGGTGCTCGGCGAACCGCTCGCCGGATACGCGATCTACCGTACGAAGCAGGGCGAGGCGGCGTCGCAGGTGCGGGGGCTGGTGCGTCTGGACGAGTTGGAGGCGGACTCCCCGGAGGTCGCGGCGGCGCTGTGGACCTATCTGGCCGGGATCGATCTGACGGACCGGGTGCGGGCCTGGGGGCGTCCGGTCGACGATCCGCTGCCGCTGTTCGCGGGCGATCTCGACCAGGTGCGGGTCACGGAGGAGTTTCCGGCGCTGTGGGTGCGGCTCGTCGACGTCCGTACGGCGCTGGCCGCGCGCTCCTGGAACGCGCCGGTGGACGTGGTGCTCGAGGTCCGCGACCCGCTCCTGCCCGCCAACGACGGGACGTTCCGGCTGATCGCGTCCCCCGACGGCTTCTCGTACGCCCCGACCGGGGACGCTCCCGACCTGTCCCTGGAGGTGCGCGATCTGGCGAGCGCCTTCATGGGGTCGGTGACCGTGTCCGCGCTCGTGGCGGCGGGGCTGGTCACCGAGCACACGCCGGGCGCGGCGCCGATGCTCGACGCCGCGCTGTCCGCCGGGTTGTCGCCGCACACGGCGGACGCGTTCTGA
- a CDS encoding peptidase inhibitor family I36 protein, with the protein MKHPLALLAAAALALGGAAVTTTAYAAQCPSGEFCAWTDANYTGMRWNWSGDDHDWEPGIQDEDSSWANHGISGPGIKDHVQVYENPGLIGLGTVCLAPGQEIPYDSWGNDSGDSHTWKMEC; encoded by the coding sequence ATGAAGCACCCGCTCGCCCTGCTCGCCGCCGCCGCGCTCGCCCTCGGCGGCGCCGCCGTCACCACCACCGCGTACGCCGCCCAGTGCCCCAGCGGCGAGTTCTGCGCCTGGACCGACGCCAACTACACCGGGATGCGCTGGAACTGGTCCGGCGACGACCACGACTGGGAGCCCGGCATCCAGGACGAGGACTCCTCCTGGGCCAACCACGGCATCTCCGGACCCGGCATCAAGGACCACGTCCAGGTCTACGAGAACCCCGGCCTGATCGGACTCGGCACGGTCTGTCTGGCCCCGGGCCAGGAGATCCCCTACGACAGCTGGGGCAACGACAGCGGGGACTCGCACACCTGGAAGATGGAGTGCTGA
- a CDS encoding MerR family transcriptional regulator, translated as MDEGREVRHAQPSQAQTPEEGPGVTTGALARRLGVSPTTLRSWDRRYGLGPVQRSTGRHRRWTDDDVAVVEEMCRLTTTGLPPAEAARLARKRLMTGPPALPRQVRAAARATAPASPERLTRGIARAATRLDAPTVHSLLADAVRNHGLVSSWQDVMVPVLHLVGRKWEEAGDRYVEVEHLLSWHVSRALHQAVPVAPVSALPPLVLACVPAEQHVLPLEALSAALGELGVPQRMFGAAVPVEAVSAAVRRTGPRVVVLWAQARSTASLPLARHLAETHWGVRGARGKPAVMLCGPGWAGRGVRGALYPTTLPEALHQIGRLYPEISRDPAPA; from the coding sequence ATGGACGAGGGGCGAGAGGTACGGCACGCGCAACCGTCGCAGGCGCAAACGCCGGAAGAAGGGCCCGGCGTCACCACGGGAGCCCTCGCGCGGCGGCTCGGGGTCTCCCCGACGACGCTGCGCAGCTGGGACCGGCGCTACGGACTCGGGCCCGTCCAGCGGTCCACGGGCCGCCACCGGCGCTGGACGGACGACGACGTCGCGGTCGTCGAGGAGATGTGCCGGCTCACCACCACGGGCCTGCCGCCCGCCGAAGCCGCACGCCTGGCCCGCAAACGCCTGATGACGGGCCCCCCGGCGCTGCCCCGGCAGGTCCGGGCCGCCGCCAGGGCGACCGCCCCCGCCTCCCCTGAGCGGCTGACCCGGGGCATCGCGCGCGCCGCGACCCGGCTCGACGCCCCCACCGTGCACAGCCTGCTCGCCGACGCCGTGCGGAACCACGGCCTGGTGTCCTCCTGGCAGGACGTGATGGTGCCGGTGCTGCACCTGGTGGGCCGCAAGTGGGAGGAGGCCGGCGACCGGTACGTGGAGGTCGAGCACCTGCTGTCCTGGCACGTCTCGCGCGCCCTCCACCAGGCCGTCCCCGTCGCCCCGGTGTCCGCGTTGCCGCCGCTCGTGCTCGCCTGCGTGCCCGCCGAACAGCACGTCCTTCCGCTGGAGGCGCTGAGCGCCGCCCTGGGTGAACTCGGCGTGCCGCAAAGGATGTTCGGCGCCGCCGTGCCCGTCGAGGCGGTCTCCGCCGCCGTGCGCAGGACCGGGCCGCGCGTCGTCGTGCTGTGGGCGCAGGCCCGCTCCACGGCGAGCCTGCCGCTGGCCCGGCACCTCGCCGAGACCCACTGGGGCGTGCGCGGCGCCCGCGGCAAACCCGCCGTGATGCTGTGCGGCCCCGGCTGGGCGGGCCGCGGGGTGCGGGGCGCCCTGTATCCGACGACTCTGCCGGAGGCGCTGCACCAGATCGGGCGGCTCTACCCGGAGATCAGTCGAGACCCCGCGCCCGCTTGA
- a CDS encoding sugar ABC transporter permease: MSVVRERTAPRPLARPPRRTPGPARRTTMAGVWPYLLVAPAVLGMLYLLVYPLARAVLISFQDFGLRQLILGDAHFTGFDNYRTLLGAPEFWTVVRRTFLFMAINVVLIMVLATLVALMVERLGRFGRTAVLSALVLTWAMPVVAATTVFQWLFHSEFGVVNHALTGLGFSRFEGYPWLAHGPAAFAILVALIVWQSVPFAAITLYSALTTVPAELYEAARIDGASGVRVFRSVTLPIVRPIFMLVVSLEVIWTFKAFVQIWVMTRGGPGDATTILPVYAVQTALAGQRYDLGAAASMITVVLMSGVLVAYFRQMFRQEAEL; this comes from the coding sequence GTGTCGGTCGTCCGTGAACGGACCGCCCCGCGCCCTCTCGCCCGGCCGCCCCGGCGCACGCCGGGCCCGGCCCGCCGCACCACCATGGCGGGCGTCTGGCCCTATCTGCTGGTGGCGCCGGCCGTGCTCGGCATGCTGTACCTGCTGGTCTATCCGCTGGCCCGGGCCGTCCTGATCTCGTTCCAGGACTTCGGGCTGCGCCAGCTCATCCTCGGCGACGCCCACTTCACCGGGTTCGACAACTACCGGACGCTGCTGGGCGCGCCGGAGTTCTGGACGGTGGTGCGCCGCACGTTCCTGTTCATGGCGATCAACGTCGTCCTCATCATGGTGCTCGCCACGCTGGTGGCGCTCATGGTGGAGCGGCTCGGCCGGTTCGGCCGCACCGCGGTGCTCAGCGCGCTGGTGCTGACCTGGGCGATGCCGGTGGTCGCGGCGACGACGGTGTTCCAGTGGCTGTTCCACTCCGAGTTCGGAGTGGTCAACCACGCGCTGACCGGTCTGGGGTTCAGCCGCTTCGAGGGCTATCCGTGGCTGGCGCACGGGCCCGCGGCCTTCGCCATCCTGGTGGCGCTGATCGTGTGGCAGTCGGTGCCGTTCGCGGCGATCACCCTGTACTCGGCGCTCACCACCGTGCCGGCCGAGCTGTACGAGGCGGCCCGGATCGACGGCGCCTCGGGCGTGCGCGTCTTCCGCTCGGTCACGCTGCCGATCGTGCGGCCGATCTTCATGCTGGTGGTCTCCCTCGAAGTGATCTGGACGTTCAAGGCGTTCGTGCAGATCTGGGTGATGACCCGCGGCGGCCCCGGTGACGCCACGACGATCCTGCCCGTGTACGCGGTGCAGACCGCCCTCGCCGGACAGCGCTACGACCTGGGGGCGGCCGCGTCGATGATCACGGTGGTGCTGATGTCCGGGGTGCTCGTCGCCTACTTCCGGCAGATGTTCCGTCAGGAGGCAGAGCTGTGA
- a CDS encoding extracellular solute-binding protein, giving the protein MKLRLLAGVSALVAVTGLSACSSSDSTDGGSGDGGRTTLDVWLMRDSVSAAFQKDFEKGFEAAHPDIDVRIQIQEWDGIGEKVTAALASNDAPDVIETGNTQVAQFAQSGGLLDLSDKVGDLGGKDWLKGLAEPGAYEGKQYGIPYYAANRVVVYRKDLFEKAGVDAAKIKTREQWLAATRKLNKGSEQGIYLPGQNWYTLSGFVWDEGGDLATESGGKWKGALDSPEALRAMAFYKKLQALGKGPKDSDEAQPPQAEVMAKGTVAQLISVPGGAAVVAQNNPELKDKLGFFPIPGKSADTPGAVFTGGSDLVIPTVSQHHDAAYTFVKALTGDAWQKKLALAMSYVPNKTTLAGAVAKDPGASTMAVGAAVGHATPNTPEWAAVEAKNPIKDYMTAVLAGGDPEREAKKASDAITSAMSSGS; this is encoded by the coding sequence GTGAAGCTCCGCTTGCTCGCCGGTGTGTCCGCGCTCGTCGCGGTGACCGGGCTCAGTGCCTGCAGTTCGTCCGACTCCACCGACGGGGGGTCCGGCGACGGCGGCCGGACCACCCTCGACGTGTGGCTGATGCGCGACAGCGTCTCGGCCGCCTTCCAGAAGGACTTCGAGAAGGGCTTCGAGGCCGCGCACCCGGACATCGACGTGCGCATCCAGATCCAGGAGTGGGACGGCATCGGGGAGAAGGTCACGGCCGCGCTGGCCAGCAACGACGCGCCCGACGTCATCGAGACCGGCAACACCCAGGTCGCCCAGTTCGCGCAGAGCGGCGGCCTGCTGGACCTGAGCGACAAGGTCGGCGACCTCGGCGGCAAGGACTGGCTCAAGGGCCTCGCCGAGCCCGGCGCCTACGAGGGCAAGCAGTACGGGATCCCGTACTACGCGGCGAACCGGGTCGTCGTCTACCGCAAGGACCTCTTCGAGAAGGCCGGCGTCGACGCCGCGAAGATCAAGACGCGTGAGCAGTGGCTCGCCGCCACCCGCAAGCTGAACAAGGGATCCGAGCAGGGGATCTACTTGCCCGGGCAGAACTGGTACACCCTGTCGGGCTTCGTCTGGGACGAGGGCGGCGACCTCGCCACCGAGTCCGGCGGGAAGTGGAAGGGCGCCCTCGACTCCCCCGAGGCGCTGCGCGCGATGGCCTTCTACAAGAAGCTCCAGGCGCTCGGCAAGGGCCCCAAGGACTCCGACGAGGCACAGCCGCCGCAGGCCGAGGTCATGGCCAAGGGCACGGTCGCCCAGCTCATCAGCGTGCCCGGCGGCGCCGCGGTGGTCGCCCAGAACAACCCCGAACTGAAGGACAAGCTGGGCTTCTTCCCGATCCCCGGCAAGAGCGCGGACACGCCCGGCGCGGTGTTCACCGGCGGGTCGGACCTCGTCATACCGACCGTCTCGCAGCACCACGACGCCGCGTACACCTTCGTCAAGGCGCTGACCGGCGACGCCTGGCAGAAGAAGCTCGCCCTCGCGATGAGCTACGTGCCGAACAAGACGACGCTGGCCGGGGCCGTCGCCAAGGACCCGGGCGCCTCGACGATGGCGGTCGGCGCGGCCGTCGGGCACGCGACGCCGAACACGCCCGAGTGGGCGGCCGTCGAGGCGAAGAACCCGATCAAGGACTACATGACGGCCGTGCTGGCGGGCGGGGATCCGGAGCGGGAGGCGAAGAAGGCGTCCGACGCCATCACCTCGGCGATGTCCTCCGGTTCGTGA
- a CDS encoding GntR family transcriptional regulator, producing the protein MNAGTPGAVLKRERVRDHILELIESQRPGDPIPSERTLCAALGVSRPTLRAAVDELVAAGLLVREHGRGMFVAPEKITQELVAREQALTVPQAAGAWSSRLLEFTTIPAGARVGRRLRLSPAAKIVYVARLRLVDGAPMAIEHLHIAADLVPGLSAQELESGDLYEHLRAHHDVHVREATQAIEPTVVSRAEADLLDVPELSPALLFERLTSDTTGRPVEYVHSLYRGDRYRIVSRLTLGPAATAAEPSGAGHHPGIPPGDFAHRDTLASSTRGDVQGP; encoded by the coding sequence GTGAACGCAGGCACCCCGGGAGCGGTGCTCAAGCGGGAGCGGGTGCGCGACCACATCCTCGAACTCATCGAGTCGCAGCGCCCCGGAGACCCGATCCCCTCCGAGCGCACGCTCTGCGCCGCTCTCGGAGTCTCCCGGCCCACCCTGCGCGCCGCGGTCGACGAACTCGTCGCCGCCGGCCTTCTCGTCCGCGAACACGGACGCGGCATGTTCGTCGCCCCGGAGAAGATCACCCAGGAACTCGTCGCGCGGGAACAGGCGCTGACGGTGCCGCAGGCCGCGGGCGCCTGGTCGAGCCGGCTCCTGGAGTTCACCACGATCCCGGCGGGCGCCCGCGTCGGCCGCAGGCTGCGCCTGTCACCGGCCGCGAAGATCGTGTACGTGGCCCGGCTGCGGCTCGTCGACGGCGCGCCGATGGCCATCGAGCACCTGCACATCGCCGCCGACCTCGTCCCGGGGCTCAGCGCGCAGGAGCTGGAGAGCGGTGACCTGTACGAGCATCTGCGGGCGCATCACGACGTTCACGTCCGCGAAGCGACCCAGGCCATCGAGCCGACCGTCGTCAGCCGCGCGGAGGCCGACCTCCTCGACGTGCCGGAGCTGTCCCCGGCCCTGCTGTTCGAGCGGCTCACGTCCGACACCACCGGCCGGCCCGTCGAGTACGTCCACTCCCTCTACCGCGGCGACCGCTACCGCATCGTCTCCCGGCTCACCCTGGGGCCCGCGGCCACCGCGGCCGAGCCGTCCGGCGCGGGGCACCACCCGGGCATCCCGCCCGGCGACTTCGCCCACCGCGACACCCTCGCCTCGTCCACCCGGGGCGACGTCCAGGGGCCCTGA
- a CDS encoding glycoside hydrolase family 18 protein, translated as MDRARHGRPGAPRRLAAALAVTSAAALGVTALAAPAQAADVNVAKNAGFESDLSNWTCSAGSGATVSSPVHGGAKALKATPAGQDTAQCSQTVAVKPNSTYTLSSWVQGSYVYLGASGTGTTDVSTWTPGASSWQQLTTSFKTGASTTSVTIYTHGWYGQGAYYVDDVNVFGPDGGGGSDPVVIPGTPSGLAAGATTSSTVDLSWTPVSGATGYNVYRGGTKVASTTGASATVTGLTADTSYSFQVSATNAAGESAKSTAVSARTAPTGGGNPGGGTVPKHALTGYWQNFNNGATVQKLRDVSSQYDIIAVSFADATTTPGQITFNLDPAVGYASAADFKADIAAKHTAGKSVILSVGGEKGSISVNSDASATAFANSAYALMQEYGFDGVDIDLENGLNSTYMTKALRALAAKAGSKFVLTMAPQTIDMQSTSGEYFKTALNVKDILTVVNMQYYNSGSMLGCDGKVYSQGSVDFLTALACIQLEGGLDPSQVGLGVPASTRGAGSGYVDPSVVNNALDCLARGTGCGSFKPAKTYPGLRGAMTWSTNWDATAGSAWSNSVGPKVHSLP; from the coding sequence GTGGACCGTGCTCGTCATGGCAGACCCGGCGCACCCCGGCGCCTTGCCGCCGCGCTCGCCGTCACCTCGGCGGCCGCGCTCGGCGTGACCGCGCTCGCCGCCCCCGCTCAGGCCGCCGACGTCAACGTCGCCAAGAACGCCGGCTTCGAGTCGGACCTGAGCAACTGGACCTGTAGCGCGGGCAGCGGCGCGACCGTCTCGTCCCCCGTGCACGGCGGCGCCAAGGCGCTCAAGGCCACACCGGCGGGCCAGGACACCGCCCAGTGCAGCCAGACCGTCGCGGTGAAGCCCAACTCGACGTACACCCTGAGCAGTTGGGTGCAGGGCAGCTATGTGTACCTCGGCGCGAGCGGCACCGGCACCACCGACGTGTCGACGTGGACCCCGGGCGCCTCGTCCTGGCAGCAGCTGACCACCAGCTTCAAGACCGGCGCGAGCACGACCTCCGTCACGATCTACACGCACGGCTGGTACGGGCAGGGCGCGTACTACGTCGACGACGTGAACGTCTTCGGCCCCGACGGGGGCGGCGGCAGCGACCCCGTGGTGATCCCGGGCACGCCGTCCGGGCTCGCCGCGGGCGCCACCACGTCCTCCACGGTGGACCTGTCCTGGACGCCGGTCTCCGGCGCGACCGGCTACAACGTCTACCGGGGCGGCACGAAGGTCGCCTCGACCACGGGCGCCTCCGCCACGGTCACCGGCCTGACCGCCGACACCTCGTACAGCTTCCAGGTCAGCGCCACGAACGCGGCCGGTGAGTCGGCCAAGTCGACCGCCGTGAGCGCGCGCACCGCGCCGACCGGGGGCGGGAACCCCGGTGGCGGCACCGTGCCCAAGCACGCGCTGACCGGGTACTGGCAGAACTTCAACAACGGCGCGACCGTGCAGAAGCTCCGCGACGTCTCCTCGCAGTACGACATCATCGCGGTGTCGTTCGCCGACGCGACGACCACGCCCGGCCAGATCACCTTCAACCTGGACCCGGCCGTCGGCTACGCCTCCGCCGCGGACTTCAAGGCGGACATCGCGGCCAAGCACACGGCCGGCAAGTCGGTGATCCTGTCGGTCGGCGGCGAGAAGGGCAGCATCTCGGTCAACAGCGACGCCTCCGCGACGGCGTTCGCCAACAGCGCGTACGCGCTCATGCAGGAGTACGGCTTCGACGGTGTCGACATCGACCTGGAGAACGGCCTCAACTCCACTTACATGACGAAGGCGCTGCGGGCCCTGGCGGCGAAGGCGGGCTCCAAGTTCGTCCTCACCATGGCGCCGCAGACGATCGACATGCAGTCCACGTCGGGCGAGTACTTCAAGACGGCGCTCAACGTGAAGGACATCCTCACGGTCGTCAACATGCAGTACTACAACAGCGGTTCGATGCTCGGCTGCGACGGCAAGGTCTACAGCCAGGGCTCGGTGGACTTCCTCACCGCGCTCGCCTGCATCCAGCTGGAGGGCGGCCTCGACCCGTCGCAGGTCGGGCTCGGTGTCCCGGCCTCCACGCGCGGCGCGGGCAGCGGTTATGTCGACCCGTCCGTGGTGAACAACGCGCTCGACTGCCTCGCGCGGGGCACTGGATGCGGCTCGTTCAAGCCCGCGAAGACCTACCCGGGGCTGCGCGGCGCGATGACCTGGTCCACGAACTGGGACGCCACGGCGGGCAGCGCGTGGTCCAACTCCGTCGGACCGAAGGTGCACAGCCTGCCGTAG
- a CDS encoding DinB family protein, which yields MHSHDLLIDGYNRIKEEVHGVVGGLSPEQLQARPGDGANSIAWLIWHLTRVQDDHVADAAGTDQVWLAQGWAERFDLPLDRTDTGYGHTAKEVGQVRVASGELLLGYHDAVHEQSLGCLSGLTDADLDRIVDDRWDPAVTLGVRLVSVLSDDLQHVGQAAYARGLL from the coding sequence ATGCACTCACATGACCTGCTCATTGACGGTTACAACCGCATTAAGGAAGAGGTGCACGGGGTCGTCGGCGGGCTTTCCCCGGAGCAGTTGCAGGCGCGGCCCGGCGACGGGGCGAATTCGATCGCCTGGCTGATCTGGCATCTCACGCGCGTGCAGGACGATCACGTCGCCGACGCGGCCGGGACCGACCAGGTGTGGCTCGCGCAGGGCTGGGCCGAGCGGTTCGATCTGCCGCTGGACCGGACGGACACCGGGTACGGGCACACGGCGAAGGAGGTCGGCCAGGTGCGCGTCGCCTCCGGGGAGCTGCTGCTCGGCTACCACGACGCGGTGCACGAGCAGAGCCTGGGCTGTCTCTCCGGCCTCACGGACGCCGATCTGGACCGGATCGTCGACGATCGGTGGGATCCGGCGGTGACACTCGGGGTGCGCCTGGTGAGTGTGCTCTCGGACGATCTGCAGCACGTGGGGCAGGCCGCGTACGCGCGGGGACTGCTCTGA
- a CDS encoding OsmC family protein, giving the protein MADYRIETVRNGERDWTARNDRGAEVRIAPADSAGAQPSFTPVELLLAALGGCGGLVLDRTARTVPHDDLRIVVESVSRPEDDGRVGRVRISYELELPEGDTAAADTFERGVRLTHEKYCTVSRTVEHGARVEALGPDGTMLFLGG; this is encoded by the coding sequence ATGGCCGACTACCGCATCGAAACCGTACGCAACGGCGAGCGCGACTGGACCGCCCGCAACGACCGGGGCGCCGAGGTCCGCATCGCCCCCGCCGACTCGGCGGGCGCCCAGCCGTCCTTCACCCCCGTGGAACTGCTGCTCGCCGCGCTCGGCGGCTGCGGCGGCCTCGTCCTCGACCGCACCGCGCGCACCGTCCCCCACGACGACCTGCGGATCGTCGTCGAGTCCGTCTCCCGCCCCGAGGACGACGGCCGTGTCGGCAGGGTGCGGATCAGCTACGAACTGGAGCTGCCGGAGGGCGACACGGCGGCGGCGGACACCTTCGAGCGCGGTGTCCGCCTGACCCATGAGAAGTACTGCACGGTCAGCCGCACGGTCGAGCACGGTGCCCGCGTGGAGGCCCTGGGGCCCGACGGGACGATGCTCTTCCTGGGCGGCTGA